In Oncorhynchus gorbuscha isolate QuinsamMale2020 ecotype Even-year unplaced genomic scaffold, OgorEven_v1.0 Un_scaffold_3808, whole genome shotgun sequence, the genomic window AGATCCTAGAATGCCTGGTGCGCTGGCGCTTGCAAACTTGATTTAGAAAACATCTAGCTGGACAAGAGACAGAGCCTCATCAGTGATTAGCCTCTCCCCATCTGTAGTTATATGTGAATATGGGTCTGAAATTCTATGCTACACTATCTATATACATTTCAAATTATATAGCTGCATTATCACTGTTAATATGTACATGTATTCTCCTTTCCTTATAGAACCACAAAGATtacttctatgtgtgtgtgtgtgtggtggtgaccAAGAGATATAAATACTCTGGAAAAGGACACATCTGCCTTGTTCTTGCCTAACAGCCTGTAGCAAGTCAGAACGCTAACAATCAGCATTAATTACTAGCGGGTTAGGGCATTCACTGTCGACCGCTCAGACCAGCTGCAGCTAGCAGTTTCAAATATTTACATGCcagttgagagaaagagagacaaaaagagagagagagagagagagagagagaaagactgactcaCCCAAGTGACaatggagaagaaggagaaggccACTACGGCTCGGGCGGCGTCGACAGGGATGCCTGCTACTTCGGTGGTGTGAGACCACTGATTGGTCAGGACACAGAAGCAGATGAACCAGAACAACGTCCACACTCCTGACAGAGGAGGGAAAGTCAAGTTTATGGTAACATTTCCTACAAATTCCCTCTTCCTAATGCATTATAAGTGCATTCCTAACACCATATGAGCAACTACACTGTGAGTGTAGTTATAGATGTTTATAAGCAGTGCACCTTTAGTACCTAACTTGTTAAGTATAGTGAATTGTACATGACATAAGGCATTATAAACCTGCTTGTAATGCATTGTAAGGTCCTGAAGCTCAGTTTAGAgcataacgccagggtagtgggttcgatgaagtagaatgtatgcacacatgactgtaagtcgctttggataaaagcgtctgctaaatggcatatattatattatattataggaaGCTATTCATATGAAGTGTTGCCAATATTATCGTTGAAAAATCTGTCCATAAGTGTCAGTTCTGGGTGCCAAACTACAGCCTTACAGATTTAGCATTGGAGTATCACAAACAAATGTTTTCCCCTAACCAGAGAAGACCAGGTCAGCAGTGACAATGTTCTTCCTCTCTTTGGCGTTGCTGATCTGAGGGAAGTAGGCGTCCAGTATGATGAAGACGACGCAGGCGAGAAAGGCCAAAATTCCAATACCCACTCCGAAGCCGCATGCGCTGTCATTCCTGTTGAACATGCATTTGGTGTCAGGCAGGAGTGAAGGGTTGACATAGCCTTCTCCAGTGATGGTGGCAAACACCACTATGGAAAAGATCTGAAGAGACAACAACATGTCGGTTAGAACACCTTGGGGTCCGTCACATAGGCCTGTTATCATATTATCACATAGGCCTGTTACCATATTATCACATAGGCCTGTTATCATATTATCACATAGGCCTTATCATATTATCACATAGGCCTGTTATCATAGAAGACTGTTATCATATTATCACATAGGCCTGTTATCATATTATCACATAGGCCTGTTATCATATTATCACATAGGCCTGTTATCATATTATCACATAGGCCTGTTATCATATTATCACATAGGCCTGTTATCATATTATCACATAGGCCTGTTATCATATTATCACATAGGCCTGTTATCATATTATCACATAGGCCTGTTATCATATTATCATCATAGGCCTGTTATCATATTATCACATCACATAGAAGACTGTTATCATATTATCATAGAAGACTGTTATCATATTATCACATAGGCCTGTTATCATAGAAGACTGTTATCATATTATCATAGAAGACTGTTATCATATTATCACATAGGCCTGTTATCATATTATCACATAGGCCTGTTATCATATTATCACATAGGCCTGTTATCATATTATCATAGAAGACTGTTATCATATTATCACATAGGCCTGTTATCATAGGCCTGTTATCATCATATTATCACATAGGGTAGGCCTGTTATCATATTATCACATCACATAGGTTATCATATCATCACATAGGCCTGTTATCATATTATCATAGAAGACTGTTATCATATTATCACATAGGCCTGTTATCATATTATCACATAGGTCTGTTATCATATTATCACATAGGCCTGTTATCATAGAAGACTGTTATCATATTATCACATAGGCCTGTTATCATAGAAGACTGTTATCATATTATCACATAGGCCTGTTATCATAGAATACTGTTATCATATTATCACATAGGCCTGTTATGATATAAGACTGTTATCATATTATCACATAGGCCTGTTATCATAGAATACTGTTATCATATGATCACATAGGTCTGTTATGATATAAGACAGGTGTAACACAGTGTTAGACAACCTGTAACCAATCACGAGGACATACAGTACGTCCTGGGGGAAAAAACATGAAAGGTAATATGTCTGGAGGGATGCGTAACGGTAGAGGATAACTTCAAGGGGAGCGTGTTcaagttttattgtcacatgcacaagtacagtgaaatgcttaactttCAAACCATTGTGTATGTTTGGTATGATTTCAGGGGTTGACTCGTAGTGGATGTGGACAGCCTTATGAAGCCGACCCGTAGTGGATGTGGACAGCCTTATGAAGCCGACCCGTAGTGGATGTGGACAGCCTTATGAAGCCGACCCGTATTGGATGTGGACAGCCTTATGAAGCCGACCCGTATTGGATGTGGACAGCCTTATGAAGCCGACCCGTAGTGGATGTGGACAGCCTTATTAAGCCGACCCGTATTGGATGTGGACAGCCTTATGAAGCCGACCCGTAGTGGATGTGGACAGCCTTATGGAGTGGATGTGGACAGCCTTAGCCTTGGATGTGGACAGCCTTATGAAGCCGACCTGTAGTGGATGTGGACAGCCTTATGAAGCCGACCTGTAGTGGATGTGGACAGCCTTATGAAGCCGACCTGTAGTGGATGTGGACAGCCTTATGAAGCCGACCTGTAGTGGATGTGGACAGCCCACACCCACCCACTACTCTATCAACCACAAAATGTGCATTCTATTGGAATTCCCATTGAAACCCTTTGGACAGCTatagcagtgtgtgggtgaaaTGTGTGGGCTCACTCAGTTTAGCGCAACGCTGATTGGTTATTATTTTAATGGTATCAAGGGAagccaaatgcttgctggcttcccttgcattcaatgctacaggcggcaacaatgtcatgcTCCTTTTGACCatacagcatcagatagatagtgctcctctgtctcctgtATGTGTAGCCTGTTTCACTCGatcggatgctttctccggtgagacacatcagccacttgcgaattgaaggaaaattgtGAAACAGAGACACAAAAGATAAATGTATCTTTTTTCTGGATCAATTTTTTGGGTTGCCTGGGGCAAGTGAACTGAGCAGTTGCAAGTTGCGTTGAGCTTGCTCCTCGGTCACCCCGTTGGGGTTTTAAGTGAAAACAACCAAACTGGGGCCCCATGACCTGTATCCCATGATGATTTCCGATTGGTATCCAATGGGACTTTTCCATAAGGGCGTCAGCTTTTGGTTAGCTAGCTCAGTGCATCCAAGATCTCTTCTTGGCATTGAAGTGTAATGCAACATCAATGAACATGTTTTTCCCCATTAAACTAAACATATTGTCCATCTTATAATAATATTAGATGGTTGCATGCAAACAAATTGTCATCACAGCTATCCTTGCAGAACTTTTACAGGGGTACGGAAGTTGATGGGATGACCGTGTGGTGGATCTGTCAGACTGACAGTTGATCAGATAGTAGCTAAACAAACCTCTTCCACGTCATGCCAGCGAGCTAAAGTTACAGCAGCAAGCTACTAACATCTGTAGCTCAAAAGCTGGCCGTTGGGAGGCTTACAACTACCATTCATCAACAGTTGGCAAAAGCTTAGTTGGGTTGACACAGCTAAACTGGCCACGAGTAAAAGTTCCCTACTAGAACACATCTGGATAGCCTGTTAGCTAGCATTAGCCAAGTGTCATTCGCAACTTTTCCACAACATCACAAACTAGAAAACAGGTCAACAACTCTTTCATGTTGTCTTCTTGCCTTGATGCGCAAAGCTTTTCCATAAATAGAAAATACAACTGTGATGTGCACTGTAGTTAAACAGACAGCTAGCTATggttgctagctaacgttagctacttcAAAAGTTTCCTAAGATAACACGCTTAGCTGGCTGTCAACCTAGAGTAAATCACTCACCCAGCTCAAGATGCGGACTATGGTTTGAGGTTGTTTAACAAAGCTCATAAAATCGAAGTCACCTCCGGACAGCGAGGCCCCATAGGCACCAGATtccattttttatatatatttttttatgccGATTAATATGTCCCAACTTCAGCTAGAAAATGACTATGCGCAGGTCTCATTTGTGAGGTTTTGTTTTCACTCTCATTTCCTGAAGAGTTAAAGAACCGCCCCGGACAATGACCACGTCATCTCTAGGAGTACTGCTACTCTCACAGTAACCTTATGGCCATAGTGTTCAGTATTGTCACATTATCACACATTTTCAAAGGGTTTGTACAAAATCAATAagcatctttcctctctctatgtGGCTGTGTCTCCTTACACACACCCCATTGTGTACACAATGGCTTGTATCTTTATTAACTTGTTATCAACTTCATTTTCACAAGCTTTGAGAATAATAGATAGGCTTATGTAGCCTAGTGGCTGACATTATGGTGTAGAAGAGAGGAAGATAAAGTATAATTCTGGCTATAGTGTATAATATATAATTCATCGTTATTGTCAAGGCTATAGCTCATCATCAAGGCAGTGTTTGCAATTAAACCCCTAGGAACAACCACCTTCCATAGGCTATGATGGTGGcatccacaggaggttggtggcaccttaattgtggaggacaggctcatggtaatggctggagcagagttggtggaatggtatcaaatacatccagcacatggtttccatggtttccatgtgtttgatgccattccatttactccgttccagacattattatggtctgtccttccctcagcagcctcaaCTGGCCTCCCAATCAGCATGCTACCTTTTGATTGGGACACAGGCTGTGTAATGTGCTTTGGACATGAAAACATTGCACATTGACCACCAAATAGAAAACATTTATTGGTGTTGTTGTGAGGTCTGCATATCACTGTTATTCACGTCAATATTTTAGATTCTCTAATATCGTCTCAAACAACTGCCATCATATCCCACTAAACTTCATTCATAATGTAGGTttaccactagagggcagcagaAGCACACACAAGGCATTCCTGCTGTGAGAGACAGACCGTTTATTATGAATTATATATTCACTTCATTTTATTCTTTAGTGATGTGCCAATGCATTTTAGTTGTGCACCACTGTAATGCAGGATTGCAATTAGAATGTTACATTGACTTACAAAATGTATTCAAACTGTCTAGAATAAACTTGACATTCATTTGGAAATATTTTATTAACGTTTTCGAAACTTTTCGCATAATGAACACACCTCTAATGAGGAGAATGTATTTAATTGGTTGAATCTGCGCCAGAGAAAGCCGCTCGAGCTTAAAGTTGATTGGTGATTTGGGGCTGTGCAGTCTTGAAAAAATGAAGTCTTCAGAAATGGTGAGGGGTAGAACATACATTGATAATGCAAGTCTTATGCATCAACCTATTCAATTTGAAGTTACTTTTTGCAGTTACAATACATATGCAGTTTTTCTAAGTCGTAGGCTACTGCCTATAAATAATGATTCAGAAGTTTATTGTATTGACTGGTGTTGTTTCTATTGTGTTTCCATCTGGAAACCTGTGGAAATGGAACTAACACTGAATCAATTCACA contains:
- the LOC124028137 gene encoding synaptogyrin-2-like — translated: MESGAYGASLSGGDFDFMSFVKQPQTIVRILSWIFSIVVFATITGEGYVNPSLLPDTKCMFNRNDSACGFGVGIGILAFLACVVFIILDAYFPQISNAKERKNIVTADLVFSGVWTLFWFICFCVLTNQWSHTTEVAGIPVDAARAVVAFSFFSIVTWALLTTFAYTRYRQGVSDLDQGYTDPAYDNSTPYPSTSAYPPYPTSGPEGYQQSPFTPQNQEHPAPYQPPSY